In Pseudocalidococcus azoricus BACA0444, the genomic stretch GTAAAATCACCTCAACATCTTGATAGCGCTTTTCCCGTTCAGAACCCGGAACATTGGTATGGGCTAGTTCATCAATTAAGGCAAGTTGGGGGTTGCGTTCAATAATCGCCTCCACATCCATTTCTGTAAACGTTTTCCCTTGCCAACTCAATACTTTGCGGGGAATTAGCTCCAGGCCAGTAGCTCGTTCTTGAGTTTCCTGGCGACCATGGGTTTCTAACAAGCCAATCACCACATCTAAGCCTTCTTGTTTGAGCCGCCGCCCTTCTTCTAACATCCGGTAGGTTTTGCCAACGCCGGGACACATCCCAATAAAAATCTTATGTTTGCCGCGTCGAGATATGCCGAGATAATTATTAGCTGACTCTGTTTGTGATTTTATAACACCAAGATTCTCCATCAGTTAAACCTAAAGTTGATCCAAGGCAAGATTAAGTTGCAGAACATTGACACCTGGTTCACCAAAAATACCTAAAAATCGTCCGTCTGTATGTTTTTCAATTAAAGTGTTTAGTTGATCGGAAGAGAGGTTTCGGGCCTGGGCCACACGATTTACCTGGGCCTGGGCAGCGGCGATAGAAATATGGGGGTCTAACCCAGAACCGGAACTATAGACTAAATCGGCGGTGGGTTTAACTCCGGCTTTTTGGAAACGATCAATCTCCGGTTTAATCCGCTTTAATAATTCAGGATTGCTCGGTGCTAAATTACTGGCCCCTGATACACCTGTGGGATTTGCCTCTTTGTTTTCACTATAATTCACCACGCTGGGTCGTCCCCAAAAATACCGCTCTGAAGTAAATGATTGTCCAATTAAAGCTGAACCGATGACTTGTTGACTTGAGTTAGTGAGCAGACTGCCATTGGCCTGGAAGGGAAATCCAACTTGGGCAATGACTAAAATTACTAAAGGGTAAATTAAAGCAGTTAGAACCCATAGAACAATAGAACTGCGAATTGCAATGACTAAATCACGCAT encodes the following:
- the kdpC gene encoding K(+)-transporting ATPase subunit C, which gives rise to MRDLVIAIRSSIVLWVLTALIYPLVILVIAQVGFPFQANGSLLTNSSQQVIGSALIGQSFTSERYFWGRPSVVNYSENKEANPTGVSGASNLAPSNPELLKRIKPEIDRFQKAGVKPTADLVYSSGSGLDPHISIAAAQAQVNRVAQARNLSSDQLNTLIEKHTDGRFLGIFGEPGVNVLQLNLALDQL